A single region of the Kwoniella botswanensis chromosome 1, complete sequence genome encodes:
- a CDS encoding asparagine-tRNA ligase: MADSTQPTIAEQAQDVASKLANTVTETLNLGDKSKDNVDKSALPILYIDEKAGSDSTGTGAELSPFATPLAAYQSLNPSPENDANPTIVANLMVRKADSVERNEWVEISTSAKKKLVKNIGGWRKSQAKLAAEGDRLAKDKADKEEKERKRREEAKNVVLVDDQSKESKKTKIYAVPELVGSRVRIQGWVHRFRPQKTNYFLVVRDGTAMLQCVLTGDCIKTLDALDLTTESTVELVGTVEKVKEGQKAPGGVELMVDYWKIIGRAPGGIDAFEGRLQQDTDASIRADLRHLELRGETATSVMRVRALLLRAFRDSFYKRRITEVTPPCMVQTSVEGGSTLFEFDYYGAPAYLTQSSQLYLETVLPSLGDVYCIQESFRAEKSLTRRHLSEYTHLEAELVFIQFKDLLDHLEDMICEVVDTLLTDPVSSEIIKTLNPEFQPPSRPFLRMDYRDAIKYLNEHGIKKEDGSDHVVGDDIAEAAERKMTDQINRPIMLIHFPKLLKAFYMQPLASAPDFTESVDVLMPNVGEVVGGSMRITDYDTLMAAYKREGIPSQPYYWFTDQRKYGTTEHGGYGLGVERFLAWLLNRWTVRECSLYPRWMGRATP; this comes from the exons ATGGCCGATTCAACCCAACCAACAATCGCCGAACAAGCTCAGGACGTAGCTTCCAAGCTCGCCAACACCGTCACTGAGACGCTCAACTTGGGTGACAAGTCCAAAGACAATGTAGACAAATCCG CCCTCCCCATCCTCTATATCGACGAGAAAGCAGGATCCGACAGTACAGGAACCGGTGCCGAACTCTCACCATTCGCTACTCCCCTTGCGGCATACCAATCTCTCAACCCCTCGCCAGAGAATGATGCGAATCCCACCATCGTTGCCAACCTGATGGTGAGGAAGGCGGATTCTGTCGAGCGAAACGAATGGGTCGAAATCTCCACTTCtgccaagaagaagttggtgaAGAACATTGGTGGATGGAGGAAATCGCAAGCCAAGTTAGCAGCTGAAGGTGACAGGTTGGCTAAAGATAAGGCTGAtaaggaggagaaggaaaggaagaggagggaagaagctaAGAATGTTGTTCTGGTTGATGATCAGTCGAAGGAATCTAAGAAG ACCAAAATATATGCTGTTCCTGAATTAGTTGGCTCAAGAGTCAGGATTCAAGGATGGGTACATCGATTCAGACCTCAAAAGACCAACTACTTCTTAGTCGTCCGGGACGGTACGGCGATGTTACAATGTGTCTTGACAGGAGATTGTATCAAGACTTTAGATGCTTTGGATCTGACCACGGAAAGTACGGTTGAATTGGTCGGTACAGTTGAGAAAGTCAAGGAAGGTCAGAAAGCCCCCGGAGGTGTAGAGTTGATGGTGGATTACTGGAAGATTATCGGTAGAGCTCCTGGAGGAATTGATGCGTTTGAGGGAAGATTACAACAG GATACAGACGCCTCTATCAGAGCGGATCTTCGTCATTTAGAACTCCGTGGTGAGACCGCCACCTCCGTCATGCGAGTCCGAGCTTTGTTGTTACGAGCATTCCGAGATTCATTCTACAAACGACGAATTACCGAGGTCACTCCACCATGTATGGTCCAAACTTCCGTTGAGGGTGGATCGACATTGTTCGAATTTGATTATTATGGTGCACCAGCTTATCTCACTCAATCGAGTCAACTTTACCTCGAGACTGTCTTACCTTCCTTGGGAGACGTTTATTGTATTCAGGAGAGTTTCAGAGCCGAGAAGAGTTTGACCAGAAGACATTTATCTGAATATACCCACTTGGAAGCTGAGTTGGTGTTTATTCAATTCAAGGATCTCTTGGATCACCTTGAagatatg ATCTGCGAAGTAGTCGATACCCTCCTTACCGACCCAGTCTCAtccgaaatcatcaaaaccCTCAACCCAGAATTCCAACCCCCTTCTAGACCATTCCTCCGTATGGATTACCGAGACGCGATCAAGTACCTCAACGAGCACGGTATTAAGAAAGAAGACGGATCAGATCACGTCGTAGGAGACGATATTGCTGAAGCTGCCGAAAGGAAAATGACCGATCAGATCAACCGACCCATAATGCTTATTCATTTCCCCAAACTGCTCAAGGCATTCTACATGCAACCTCTCGCGTCCGCTCCTGACTTTACTGAGTCGGTCGATGTTCTCATGCCTAATGTTGGAGAGGTAGTTGGTGGATCGATGAGAATTACGGATTACGATACCCTCATGGCTGCTTACAAACGTGAAGGTATTCCTTCGCAACCATACTATTGGTTCACGGATCAAAGGAAATATGGTACCACCGAACATGGTGGTTATGGTTTAGgtgttgag CGATTCCTCGCTTGGTTACTCAACAGGTGGACTGTACGAGAATGTTCCCTTTACCCTAGATGGATGGGCAGAGCTACTCCTTAG